A DNA window from Chelativorans sp. AA-79 contains the following coding sequences:
- a CDS encoding DUF2062 domain-containing protein: MLFKRRTKETLGERLKTAFWPRRSLQRSVAYLVKRTLRLSATPHAIAAGIAAGVFASFTPFMGFHFLIAAALAWILRGNLVASAFGTFIGNPLTFPFIWGATLGLGKFILRGEHPSSIGPKDVGHLLWHLEFEKLWEPLLKPMAIGSLPLGIVAALVLYVLTRGAAAAFHEERRKRLAERARRRAAAQAGAMAS; this comes from the coding sequence ATGTTGTTCAAGCGCAGGACAAAGGAGACGCTCGGGGAACGGCTGAAGACGGCGTTCTGGCCGCGTCGCTCGCTTCAGCGCTCGGTTGCCTATCTCGTCAAGCGCACGCTGCGCCTGAGCGCCACGCCCCACGCCATCGCGGCGGGGATCGCCGCCGGCGTCTTTGCTTCCTTCACCCCCTTCATGGGCTTCCATTTCCTCATCGCCGCGGCTCTTGCCTGGATTCTGCGCGGCAATCTGGTCGCCTCCGCCTTTGGCACCTTCATCGGCAATCCGCTCACCTTCCCGTTCATCTGGGGCGCGACGCTCGGTCTCGGCAAATTCATCCTGCGCGGCGAGCATCCCTCCAGCATCGGCCCAAAGGATGTCGGCCACCTTCTGTGGCACCTGGAATTCGAGAAGCTCTGGGAGCCTCTGCTGAAGCCGATGGCGATCGGTTCGCTGCCGCTGGGCATCGTCGCGGCGCTCGTCCTGTACGTGCTTACGCGTGGGGCCGCTGCCGCCTTCCACGAGGAGCGGCGCAAGCGCCTTGCAGAGCGGGCGCGGCGGCGCGCGGCCGCACAGGCTGGAGCAATGGCCTCATGA
- a CDS encoding MFS transporter, translating to MADTVSARTASPSFPWLIVICGCIIAAMTFGPRSAMGLFQLPMLEDKGWDRSTFALAMAIQNLVWGVGQPVFGAIADRYGTWRVLALSGVLYALGLFLMATADTPAVLHIGGGVLVGLGVASGSFGVVLAAFARNVTAENRSLVFGIGTAAGSAGMFLFAPISLGLIDAFGWSDTLVYLSIAMLALPLLAIPLAGNSASGSVRQAEFEQSFGAALREAFAHRSFVLLVSGFFVCGFQLAFITTHFPAYLGDIGIDARYAVIALALIGFFNIIGALSSGVIGQHYSKPIFLALIYLARSVAVTAFILLPATPTTVVTFSVVMGLLWLSTVPPTNALVAIMFGTKYLGMLGGLVFFSHQVGSFLGVWLGGYLYDLSGSYIGVWWLSVALGLFAAIVHWPIQEKPVDRPALAAAE from the coding sequence ATGGCCGACACCGTTTCCGCGCGCACCGCGTCCCCGTCCTTTCCCTGGCTGATCGTCATCTGCGGCTGCATCATTGCCGCCATGACGTTCGGCCCGCGCTCGGCCATGGGTCTGTTCCAGCTTCCAATGCTGGAGGACAAAGGCTGGGACCGCAGCACCTTCGCGCTTGCCATGGCCATCCAGAACCTCGTCTGGGGTGTGGGCCAGCCGGTCTTCGGCGCCATCGCAGATCGCTACGGGACCTGGCGCGTGCTGGCGCTGTCCGGTGTGCTTTATGCGCTCGGCCTCTTCCTCATGGCCACCGCCGACACCCCGGCGGTACTGCATATCGGCGGCGGTGTTCTCGTGGGCCTCGGTGTCGCCTCGGGCTCCTTCGGCGTCGTGCTTGCCGCCTTCGCGCGCAACGTCACGGCGGAGAATCGCAGTCTCGTCTTCGGCATCGGCACGGCGGCGGGTTCCGCCGGCATGTTCCTCTTCGCACCCATCAGCTTGGGGCTGATCGACGCGTTCGGCTGGTCAGACACGCTCGTCTATCTGAGCATCGCCATGCTCGCACTTCCGCTGCTGGCGATCCCGCTTGCAGGCAACTCCGCCAGCGGCAGCGTGCGCCAGGCTGAATTCGAGCAGAGCTTCGGCGCCGCGCTGCGCGAAGCCTTCGCCCATCGCAGCTTCGTCCTGCTCGTCTCGGGCTTCTTCGTCTGCGGTTTTCAGCTCGCCTTCATCACCACCCATTTCCCCGCTTATCTCGGCGATATCGGCATCGACGCTCGCTACGCCGTGATCGCGCTGGCGCTGATCGGCTTCTTCAACATCATCGGCGCGCTGAGTTCGGGCGTCATCGGCCAGCATTATTCGAAGCCCATTTTCCTCGCGCTCATCTATCTCGCGCGGTCCGTGGCCGTGACGGCCTTCATCCTGCTGCCTGCTACGCCCACGACCGTCGTCACCTTCTCGGTGGTCATGGGCCTCCTGTGGCTTTCCACGGTACCGCCCACCAATGCGCTGGTCGCCATCATGTTCGGCACGAAATATCTCGGCATGCTGGGCGGTCTCGTGTTTTTCTCCCATCAGGTCGGCTCGTTCCTGGGCGTGTGGCTGGGCGGCTATCTCTACGACCTGTCGGGCTCCTATATCGGTGTCTGGTGGCTGAGCGTGGCGCTCGGGCTCTTCGCCGCGATCGTCCACTGGCCGATCCAGGAGAAGCCGGTGGACCGGCCGGCGCTCGCGGCAGCGGAGTGA
- the rpoZ gene encoding DNA-directed RNA polymerase subunit omega codes for MARVTVEDCIDKVENRFDLVLLASHRARQISQGEQITIDRDNDKNPVVALREIADETLSPGDLKEALIHSLQKHVEVDEPEADLPAITTQPEETPDVDLAPEENIAFDRMSEDELLAGIEGLVPPEKNDDF; via the coding sequence ATGGCCCGTGTAACCGTTGAGGACTGCATCGACAAGGTCGAGAACCGCTTCGATCTGGTTCTCCTCGCCAGCCATCGCGCGCGGCAGATCTCGCAGGGCGAGCAGATCACCATCGATCGCGACAACGACAAGAACCCCGTCGTGGCGCTTCGCGAGATCGCCGACGAAACGCTGTCTCCGGGCGACCTCAAGGAGGCTCTGATCCACTCGCTGCAGAAGCACGTGGAGGTGGACGAGCCCGAGGCGGATCTGCCCGCGATCACCACCCAGCCGGAAGAGACGCCGGACGTCGATCTGGCTCCCGAGGAGAACATCGCCTTCGACCGCATGAGCGAGGACGAACTGCTTGCCGGCATCGAGGGCCTCGTTCCACCGGAGAAGAACGACGACTTCTGA
- a CDS encoding NYN domain-containing protein has translation MFDPREKIAMFIDGANLYATSRSLGFDIDYRKLLASFHKRAYLLRAYYYTALVEDQEYSSIRPLIDWLDYNGYKVVTKPAKEFTDSTGRRKIKGNMDIELAIDALELADVVDHYVIFSGDGDFRTLVEALQRKGRKVSIVSTIQSQPPMISDELRRQADHFIDLASLQSDVGRDPSERPARRAEPAGTEENEAE, from the coding sequence ATGTTTGATCCCCGCGAGAAGATCGCGATGTTTATAGACGGCGCAAATCTTTACGCCACGTCGCGGTCGCTGGGCTTCGACATAGACTACAGAAAGCTTCTGGCAAGCTTCCACAAGCGCGCCTACCTCCTGCGCGCCTATTACTATACCGCCCTTGTGGAGGATCAGGAATACTCCTCCATCCGCCCGCTGATCGACTGGCTCGACTACAACGGATACAAGGTCGTGACCAAGCCGGCCAAGGAGTTCACCGATTCCACCGGCCGCCGGAAGATCAAGGGCAATATGGACATCGAGCTCGCCATCGATGCGCTGGAGCTCGCTGACGTCGTCGACCATTACGTGATCTTCTCCGGCGACGGCGATTTCCGCACCCTGGTGGAGGCACTGCAGCGCAAGGGCCGCAAGGTGAGCATCGTCTCGACCATCCAGTCGCAGCCGCCGATGATCTCCGACGAATTGCGCCGCCAGGCGGACCACTTCATCGACCTCGCCTCGCTGCAGTCCGACGTGGGCCGCGACCCGAGCGAACGCCCGGCGCGGCGCGCGGAGCCTGCCGGCACCGAGGAAAACGAAGCCGAATGA
- a CDS encoding bifunctional (p)ppGpp synthetase/guanosine-3',5'-bis(diphosphate) 3'-pyrophosphohydrolase encodes MMRQYELVERVQRYKPDVNEALLNKAYVYAMQKHGHQKRASGDPYFSHPLEVAAILTDMHLDEATIAVALLHDTIEDTTATRAEIDELFGPEIGALVEGLTKLKKLDLVSSKAEQAENLRKLLLAISEDVRVLLVKLADRLHNMRTLDHMPVHKRLRIAEETMDIYAPLAGRMGMQDMREELEELAFRYINPEAFHAVTERLANLMERNRGVIGEIEEALAKLFEKYKIKAVVKSRQKKPWSVFRKMEAKALSFEQLSDIFGFRVVVDTVEDCYRALGAIHTTWSLVPGRFKDYISTPKQNDYRSIHTTIVGPSRQRVELQIRTQEMNTIAEYGVAAHSLYKDFGSKPNGQGHQISKDTNAYAWLRHTIEQLSEGDNPEEFLENTKLELFQDQVFCFTPKGRLIALPRGATPIDFAYAVHTDIGDTCVGAKVNGRIMPLMTELKNGDEVEIIRSKAQVPPAAWESVVVTGKARSAIRRATRNAIRKQYSGLGTRILERAFERAGKTFGKEALKPVLHRLARKDVEDVLAAVGRGEITSQDVVHAVFPDYKDERVTTQNPKQREEGWFNLRNAAGMLFQIPGRASRRSRKDRNKEAVPGENGALPIRGVSGDLPVRFAPEGAVPGDRIVGILQPGSGITIYPIQSPSLTAFDDQPERWIDVRWDIDENMKERFPARLSVTAINEPGSLATIAQVVASNDANIHTLSMQHTAPDFTEMVFDLEVWDLKHLNRLISQLRETSCVSSVHRVNG; translated from the coding sequence ATGATGCGTCAGTACGAGCTTGTCGAGCGTGTGCAGCGCTACAAGCCTGACGTGAACGAAGCGCTCCTGAACAAGGCCTATGTCTACGCCATGCAGAAGCATGGCCACCAGAAGCGCGCCTCGGGCGACCCCTATTTCTCCCACCCGCTGGAAGTCGCCGCGATCCTGACCGACATGCATCTCGACGAGGCCACGATCGCGGTGGCGCTGCTCCACGACACGATCGAGGACACGACGGCCACGCGCGCCGAGATCGACGAGCTCTTCGGCCCGGAGATCGGTGCGCTGGTGGAGGGCCTCACCAAGCTCAAGAAGCTCGACCTCGTCTCCTCCAAGGCCGAGCAGGCGGAGAATCTGCGCAAGCTGCTTCTGGCCATCTCCGAGGACGTGCGGGTTCTCCTGGTGAAGCTGGCGGACCGGCTGCACAATATGCGCACGCTCGACCACATGCCCGTACACAAGCGGCTGCGCATCGCCGAGGAGACGATGGACATCTATGCGCCGCTCGCCGGCCGCATGGGCATGCAGGACATGCGCGAGGAGCTCGAGGAGCTCGCCTTCCGCTACATCAACCCGGAGGCTTTCCACGCGGTGACCGAAAGGCTCGCCAATCTCATGGAGCGCAACCGCGGCGTGATCGGCGAGATCGAGGAGGCGCTGGCGAAGCTCTTCGAAAAGTACAAGATCAAGGCGGTGGTGAAAAGCCGCCAGAAGAAACCCTGGTCCGTCTTCCGCAAGATGGAGGCGAAGGCACTCTCCTTCGAGCAGCTTTCCGACATCTTCGGCTTCCGCGTCGTGGTCGACACGGTGGAGGACTGCTACCGCGCGCTGGGCGCGATCCACACGACATGGTCGTTGGTTCCCGGCCGCTTCAAGGACTACATCTCCACGCCCAAGCAGAACGATTACCGCTCGATCCACACCACCATCGTCGGCCCTTCGCGCCAGCGTGTGGAATTGCAGATCCGCACGCAGGAGATGAACACCATCGCCGAATATGGCGTGGCGGCCCATTCGCTCTACAAGGATTTCGGCTCCAAGCCGAACGGGCAGGGGCACCAGATATCCAAGGACACCAACGCCTATGCATGGCTGCGCCACACCATCGAGCAGCTTTCGGAAGGTGACAACCCGGAAGAATTCCTGGAGAACACCAAGCTGGAGCTCTTCCAGGACCAGGTCTTCTGCTTCACGCCCAAGGGCCGGCTGATCGCGTTGCCGCGCGGCGCAACGCCCATCGACTTCGCCTATGCGGTGCATACAGATATCGGCGACACCTGCGTGGGCGCCAAGGTCAACGGCCGCATCATGCCGCTGATGACGGAGCTGAAGAACGGCGACGAGGTGGAGATCATCCGCTCCAAGGCCCAGGTGCCGCCCGCCGCCTGGGAATCGGTCGTCGTCACCGGCAAGGCCCGCTCGGCGATCCGGCGCGCCACGCGGAACGCCATCCGCAAGCAGTATTCGGGGCTCGGCACCCGTATCCTGGAACGCGCCTTCGAGCGCGCCGGCAAGACCTTCGGCAAGGAAGCGCTGAAGCCCGTGCTGCACCGGCTGGCCCGCAAGGACGTGGAGGATGTGCTGGCGGCCGTGGGACGCGGCGAGATCACCTCGCAGGACGTCGTCCATGCGGTCTTCCCCGACTATAAGGACGAGCGCGTCACCACGCAAAATCCGAAGCAGCGGGAGGAGGGGTGGTTCAACCTGCGCAACGCCGCCGGCATGCTCTTCCAGATCCCCGGCCGGGCTTCGCGCCGCAGCCGGAAGGACAGGAACAAGGAGGCGGTTCCGGGGGAGAACGGCGCACTGCCGATCCGCGGCGTCTCCGGCGACCTGCCGGTGCGCTTCGCGCCGGAAGGGGCGGTGCCGGGCGACCGCATCGTCGGCATCCTGCAGCCGGGCTCCGGCATCACCATCTATCCGATCCAGTCGCCCTCGCTCACGGCTTTCGACGACCAGCCGGAGCGCTGGATCGATGTGCGCTGGGACATCGACGAGAACATGAAGGAGCGCTTTCCGGCGCGGCTTTCCGTCACCGCCATTAACGAGCCGGGCTCGCTGGCAACGATCGCCCAGGTGGTGGCCTCGAACGATGCCAACATCCACACGCTCTCCATGCAGCACACCGCACCGGATTTCACGGAGATGGTGTTCGACCTGGAGGTCTGGGACCTGAAGCACCTCAACCGCTTGATCTCCCAGCTCCGCGAGACGAGCTGCGTGAGCAGCGTGCACCGGGTGAACGGGTAG
- a CDS encoding GNAT family N-acetyltransferase encodes MHADIRPARVSDIDTLVSIENGVFDTDRISRRAFLSHIGSGSASLLVADRDGAIAGYALLLFRKGGRTARLYSIAVAVGHASAGIGRRLLAAAEEAALARGCPILRLEVREDNARAIGLYRRSGFRPIGRRENYYEDGAPALRFEKHLGGSKEQ; translated from the coding sequence ATGCATGCCGACATTCGTCCGGCTCGCGTTTCCGACATCGACACGCTCGTTTCCATCGAGAACGGCGTCTTCGATACGGATCGCATTTCCCGTCGCGCCTTCCTCAGCCATATCGGCAGCGGGTCGGCCTCGCTTCTCGTCGCCGACCGCGACGGCGCGATCGCCGGCTACGCGCTTTTGCTTTTTCGCAAGGGCGGCAGGACCGCCCGGCTTTATTCCATCGCGGTGGCGGTGGGGCATGCCTCTGCCGGCATCGGACGCAGGCTGCTTGCCGCCGCGGAGGAGGCTGCCCTTGCGCGCGGCTGCCCTATCCTTCGTCTGGAGGTGCGCGAGGACAATGCGCGCGCCATCGGTCTCTACCGGCGCTCGGGCTTCCGCCCGATCGGGCGCCGCGAAAACTACTACGAGGACGGTGCCCCGGCGCTGCGCTTCGAAAAGCATCTGGGAGGCTCCAAGGAGCAATGA
- the lepB gene encoding signal peptidase I, producing the protein MSVADKSQKKSGGLGETVSVIVQALLLALVIRTFLFQPFSIPSGSMRPTLLEGDYLFVTKWAYGFSRYSFPFSPPIFSGRIWGSAPERGDVVVFKYPPDPSLDYIKRVIGLPGDHIQMREGQLYINGTAVPREKIGEINNPDITEMNRPVDVYRETLPNGVAYETLDLSPNSIGDNTREFVVPEGHYFMMGDNRDNSTDSRFTVGFVPEANLVGRANIIFFSIAGGASPLEIWRWPGEIRLSRFLTWVD; encoded by the coding sequence ATGAGCGTGGCTGACAAATCACAGAAGAAATCCGGCGGGCTGGGCGAAACCGTAAGCGTGATCGTCCAGGCGCTGCTGCTTGCCCTGGTGATCAGGACTTTCCTGTTCCAGCCTTTCTCGATCCCCTCCGGCTCGATGCGTCCGACGCTGCTCGAAGGCGACTATCTCTTCGTCACGAAATGGGCCTACGGCTTTTCCCGCTACTCCTTTCCCTTCTCCCCGCCGATCTTTTCCGGCCGCATCTGGGGATCGGCGCCCGAGCGCGGCGATGTCGTGGTCTTCAAATATCCGCCCGATCCCTCGCTCGATTACATCAAGCGCGTGATCGGCCTGCCCGGCGACCACATCCAGATGCGCGAGGGGCAACTCTACATCAACGGCACGGCGGTGCCGCGCGAGAAGATCGGCGAGATCAACAATCCGGACATCACCGAGATGAACCGGCCCGTCGACGTCTACCGCGAGACGCTGCCCAACGGCGTTGCCTATGAGACGCTCGACCTTTCGCCCAATTCCATCGGCGACAACACGCGCGAATTCGTGGTGCCGGAAGGCCATTACTTCATGATGGGCGACAACCGCGACAATTCCACCGACAGCCGCTTCACCGTCGGTTTCGTGCCGGAGGCGAACCTCGTGGGCCGCGCCAACATCATCTTCTTCTCGATCGCCGGCGGCGCGAGCCCGCTGGAGATCTGGCGCTGGCCGGGCGAAATCCGCCTGTCGCGTTTCCTTACCTGGGTCGACTGA
- the acpS gene encoding holo-ACP synthase, giving the protein MIIGIGSDLIDIRRVEKTLERHGERFTSRVFTEIERAKSDRRRLRAASYAKRFAAKEACAKALGTGLSGGVFWRDMGVINLPGGKPTMNLTGGAAERLKVLTPAGHRPLIHLTITDDFPLAQAFVIIEAVPEQ; this is encoded by the coding sequence ATGATCATCGGCATCGGCAGTGACCTGATCGATATCCGTCGTGTGGAGAAGACGCTGGAGCGCCATGGCGAGCGCTTCACGAGCCGCGTCTTCACGGAGATCGAACGCGCCAAGTCCGACCGCAGGCGCCTGCGCGCGGCCTCCTACGCCAAGCGCTTCGCCGCCAAGGAGGCCTGCGCGAAGGCGCTCGGCACCGGCCTTTCCGGCGGTGTCTTCTGGCGCGATATGGGCGTCATAAATCTGCCCGGCGGAAAGCCCACGATGAATCTGACCGGTGGTGCGGCCGAGCGGCTGAAGGTTCTCACCCCCGCCGGCCATCGGCCGCTCATCCATCTGACCATCACGGATGATTTCCCGCTTGCCCAGGCCTTCGTCATCATCGAAGCCGTTCCGGAGCAATAA
- the recO gene encoding DNA repair protein RecO: MEWHDDGIVLGTRRHGETSVILEVMTAAHGRHLGLVRGGRSKRMQPVLQPGNRLELTWRARLDEHLGMFQVEPLELNAARLLNSAVAIYGIQTLGAHLRLLPERDPHPGLYGALGVIMSHLDEPPAAGMLVARFELAVLDELGFGLDLSQCALTGSREGLAYVSPKTGRAVTREAGTPWADKLLPLPSFLRTGGEAHCDGPSLAQAFALTGFFFTRHVYEPRGLAEPEARAGFLTALMRGLADGENAA; encoded by the coding sequence ATGGAATGGCATGACGACGGCATCGTGCTCGGCACCCGCAGGCATGGCGAGACCAGCGTCATCCTGGAGGTGATGACGGCCGCCCATGGCCGGCATCTGGGCCTCGTGCGCGGCGGACGGTCAAAGCGCATGCAACCCGTGCTGCAACCCGGAAACCGCCTGGAGCTGACCTGGCGCGCGCGGCTCGACGAACATCTGGGGATGTTCCAGGTGGAGCCGCTGGAGCTGAATGCGGCGCGGCTGTTGAACTCCGCCGTCGCGATTTACGGCATTCAGACGCTCGGCGCGCATCTGCGCCTGCTTCCCGAGCGCGATCCGCATCCGGGCCTCTACGGGGCGCTGGGCGTGATCATGTCGCATCTGGACGAGCCGCCGGCCGCCGGCATGCTGGTGGCCCGCTTCGAACTCGCCGTGCTCGATGAACTGGGCTTCGGGCTCGATCTCTCCCAATGCGCACTGACGGGCAGCCGGGAGGGCCTCGCCTATGTCTCGCCGAAGACGGGAAGGGCGGTGACGCGGGAGGCGGGGACGCCCTGGGCCGACAAGCTGCTTCCCCTGCCGTCCTTTCTCAGGACGGGAGGCGAGGCCCACTGCGATGGGCCGTCGCTCGCGCAGGCCTTCGCGCTCACCGGATTCTTCTTCACCCGCCATGTCTATGAGCCGCGCGGGCTCGCCGAGCCCGAGGCGCGGGCGGGGTTCCTCACCGCACTGATGCGCGGGCTGGCGGATGGAGAGAACGCAGCGTGA
- a CDS encoding mechanosensitive ion channel domain-containing protein: MDIEAAETNIVSTAELMWAQVREFALAYAISAVGAVILILVGFVAARMLERWTRAGLARFPGVDETLRRFFSKIVRYAVLILVGVTVLAQFGVQTASIIAALGAAGLAIGLALQGTLQNIAAGIMLLVLKPFRVGEYIDASGIAGTVEEIGLFATELKAADGVFVMAPNSELWNKAVTNYSRNAVRRNDIAIGIGYDDDIGLAQKLMMNLATGDNRVLAAPAAETFVDALADSSVVVTLRYWTATSDFWQTRFDLTKAAKQAFDENGISIPFPQRQLHFVQADGAPPSAKAGGKAVAG, translated from the coding sequence ATGGATATCGAAGCAGCGGAAACCAATATCGTGTCGACTGCCGAGCTCATGTGGGCGCAAGTGCGCGAATTTGCGCTCGCCTATGCGATTTCGGCGGTGGGCGCGGTGATCCTGATCCTGGTCGGGTTCGTCGCCGCACGCATGCTGGAGCGGTGGACGCGGGCCGGGCTCGCACGCTTCCCCGGGGTGGACGAAACGCTCCGGCGCTTCTTTTCGAAGATCGTCCGCTATGCCGTGCTCATCCTTGTCGGCGTCACGGTGCTCGCGCAATTCGGCGTGCAGACGGCGAGCATCATCGCCGCGCTGGGCGCCGCCGGCCTTGCCATCGGCCTGGCCCTGCAAGGCACGCTGCAGAACATCGCCGCCGGCATCATGCTCCTGGTGCTCAAACCGTTCCGCGTCGGCGAATATATCGACGCGAGCGGGATCGCCGGCACGGTGGAGGAGATCGGGCTCTTCGCCACCGAACTCAAGGCGGCCGACGGCGTCTTTGTCATGGCGCCCAACAGCGAGCTGTGGAACAAGGCCGTCACCAACTATTCGCGTAATGCCGTCCGCCGAAACGACATCGCGATCGGCATCGGCTATGACGACGATATCGGCCTCGCCCAGAAGTTGATGATGAACCTGGCGACGGGCGACAACAGGGTGCTTGCCGCTCCCGCTGCGGAGACGTTCGTGGATGCGCTGGCCGACAGCTCCGTCGTCGTCACGCTGCGCTACTGGACGGCCACCAGCGACTTCTGGCAGACGCGTTTCGATCTCACCAAGGCCGCCAAGCAGGCTTTCGACGAGAACGGCATCTCCATTCCCTTCCCGCAACGGCAACTCCATTTCGTGCAGGCCGACGGTGCTCCGCCGTCCGCCAAGGCAGGCGGAAAGGCGGTGGCGGGTTGA
- the era gene encoding GTPase Era — protein MTGAAETPTGTRSGFVALIGATNAGKSTLLNRLVGAKVSIVTHKVQTTRALIRGIATHGRTQIVFIDTPGIFKPRRRLDRAMVTTAWGGARDADMVALLVDAERGIRGDAEAILDSLGEVRQPKILILNKVDRIQREKLLVLAAEANGRVAFERTFMVSALTGDGCDDLLDYLAAALPEGPWYYPEDQLSDLPMRQLAAEITREKIYLRLHQELPYAVHVETERWEERKDGSVKIEQVIYVERESQKKIVLGHKGATIRDIGQAAREELAQMLEQKVHLFLFVKVRENWGDDPERYREMGLEFPG, from the coding sequence ATGACCGGAGCCGCTGAAACCCCGACGGGCACCCGATCCGGCTTCGTCGCGCTGATCGGCGCGACCAATGCGGGCAAATCGACCCTGCTCAACCGGCTCGTCGGCGCCAAGGTCTCCATCGTCACGCACAAGGTGCAGACGACGCGGGCGCTGATTCGCGGCATCGCCACTCATGGCAGGACGCAAATCGTCTTCATCGACACGCCCGGCATCTTCAAGCCGCGCCGCAGGCTGGACCGCGCCATGGTGACCACCGCCTGGGGCGGCGCCAGGGACGCCGACATGGTGGCCCTCCTGGTCGATGCCGAACGCGGCATCAGGGGCGATGCGGAGGCGATCCTCGATAGTCTCGGCGAGGTGCGGCAGCCGAAGATCCTGATCCTCAACAAGGTCGACCGCATCCAGCGCGAGAAGCTTCTGGTGCTCGCCGCCGAGGCGAACGGACGGGTCGCGTTCGAACGCACCTTCATGGTCTCGGCGCTCACGGGCGACGGCTGCGACGACCTGCTCGACTATCTGGCCGCCGCGCTGCCGGAGGGGCCGTGGTACTATCCGGAAGACCAGCTCTCCGACCTGCCCATGCGCCAGCTCGCCGCCGAGATCACGCGCGAGAAGATCTATCTGCGCCTGCATCAGGAGCTTCCCTATGCCGTTCATGTGGAGACGGAGAGATGGGAGGAGAGAAAGGACGGCTCGGTGAAGATCGAGCAGGTGATCTATGTGGAGCGCGAGAGCCAGAAGAAGATCGTGCTCGGCCACAAGGGCGCGACCATCCGCGACATCGGCCAGGCCGCCCGCGAGGAGCTCGCGCAGATGCTGGAGCAGAAGGTGCACCTCTTCCTGTTCGTCAAGGTGCGCGAGAACTGGGGCGACGATCCCGAGCGCTACCGCGAGATGGGGCTTGAATTCCCCGGATAG
- the rnc gene encoding ribonuclease III translates to MTRRRPKGRELADAVTERIGISIRDIGLLERALTHSSARAKAGDYQRLEFLGDRVLGLVVAEMLYETYPEAPEGELSLRLNALVNAETLAEITEELGIDTLIRTGSDLKALAARKQVNLRADVLESMLAVIYLQDGLEGARRFIHTHWTERSNAEGAARADAKTALQEWAHQVSGATPDYAIESREGPDHDPVFTAVVRIAGFKEGRGRGRSKREAEQAAATEVLIREAVWTPMESLT, encoded by the coding sequence ATGACGCGCCGGCGACCAAAGGGCCGCGAACTCGCCGATGCCGTGACGGAGCGCATCGGGATTTCCATCCGCGACATCGGCCTGCTCGAACGCGCGCTCACCCATTCGAGCGCGCGCGCCAAGGCGGGAGACTACCAGCGGCTCGAATTCCTCGGCGACCGGGTGCTCGGGCTGGTGGTCGCGGAGATGCTCTACGAGACCTATCCCGAAGCGCCGGAAGGCGAGCTGTCGCTGCGCCTCAACGCGCTCGTGAATGCCGAGACCCTGGCCGAGATCACCGAGGAACTGGGGATCGACACGCTCATCCGGACCGGAAGCGACCTGAAGGCGCTCGCCGCGCGCAAGCAGGTCAACCTGCGCGCCGACGTGCTGGAGTCGATGCTTGCCGTGATCTATCTCCAGGATGGGCTCGAAGGCGCGCGCCGCTTCATCCACACCCACTGGACGGAACGCTCCAACGCGGAAGGGGCGGCCCGCGCAGACGCCAAGACCGCCTTGCAGGAATGGGCGCACCAGGTCTCCGGTGCCACGCCGGACTACGCGATCGAGAGCCGCGAAGGGCCTGATCACGATCCCGTCTTCACCGCCGTCGTGCGCATTGCCGGCTTCAAGGAAGGGCGCGGACGCGGCCGTTCCAAGCGTGAGGCGGAACAGGCCGCGGCAACGGAAGTTCTGATTCGCGAGGCCGTATGGACGCCGATGGAAAGCCTGACATGA